In the Rhinolophus ferrumequinum isolate MPI-CBG mRhiFer1 chromosome 12, mRhiFer1_v1.p, whole genome shotgun sequence genome, CAATCCCATCTTCTCATACCTTATGTCGATCCCTTGCTTTGAATTGTTTCCATGTTTGTCTGATTTCTGTCCCACTGCTTTCTACCTGACtgctttctttctactttctcccTTGAACTTGATGGGTAGCTGGAAGGTCACTTCTCAGTTATTCCAGAGGTTCCAGctcatgttctttcttcttcagcaTTTGTAGTGAGACTTAGGGATTCGTCACCATCAGCCAACTTGGTCCTGGACCAGAATCCCAGGTCCAACTTATTTGAAAGGGTTATCAGAAACTTAGCTCCAAGGGATGGAGATGAAATTCAGTTTTCTAAGAATGATTCTTTGATTATTATCGAAAGGTTTTTGAACCTGgctggaaaaaaattacatttctaaccTTGACATGAGCTACTGACCTCACTGAACCTTCCTCCATGGTGAATTTTCTTCTGACTCTAAAAGCTTTGATGCTCGTTCCCTTGTAAACACGCTGGCTGCCACTCTCAATCCTGCAAATTTGTCTTTATCACTTCAGCTCACACAGGCAGTGCTCATTGTTACATGATCATGATATAGCTCATGTGATTCTTTCTGGAGATAATGTCCAGTGAGCACATACTTTCAACAAATGCATTCTGTGAAAGAAATTGATATGTAGAACTTGAAGGTTATTGATGGGGAAGGTCGGTGAGCAAACAGCAAACTCAAGAATCTTTGAGAGAAAACAGGAACCAAATCCTAACCCCTTCATTCCAAAGTTCAATTATTAAAACTTGACTAATTGTCTTAGTGCAGTTCTTGATATTGTAAGTCAGGCCCAGGGATAACAAcaacatttacaaataatattttaaattaagtacaaatgtctcttttttgtttaaattaggCTGTTTATACAAATATCGCAATAATATACATTAACTTACTTTGGGGTGAGAATATGATAAATACGTGAATCTAATAATATAAATTTGACTATTAGAATTACTATTATGAATTAGAACTTTTTCAATTCACtatacatttgtttctttgtttgaaagGAGCAGggcatcaaaatgttcttttatttctttttgttatttgaaatggattttttaaattaatttattggaGCAACAATAGTTAGTATTTCTAACTTCCTGCCTTTTTCCCAGCAGGAGTCATGGAAGGGAGCCCAATACACCCAGCCTCTACGCCAGTACTTGACTTATATCCAGTAGATGGCAGTATAACACCAACCTTACATATTTTTGGTTAAGGAAGGAATTCATCGCTCACTACCTAGAGCAAGACTCCAAAGCTGAGGgcctgaagcacagagaaagaatgttgcttaaaatttttgttctcaCATTGCTTTAGTTGATCCAGTTCATCACTAGATAATGAATCACTGAAGAAAAGGCTACTGAAGGCGTTGATGAAGTAACCCCTGCTGCTCAGAGCTAACCTGATTTACCTACCTTCTTGGTTCAAGGTTGAAGGTGGGGGGAGGAACTGGTGTCCAAAGGGATAATATACGTGACAGTCAcatagatttttctttgtttccttaattGTAAGAGTACCTTGCTGCAGTTTCAATATAAGTATCGGAAAACATGTCGGAAGCTATAATGATTAGTGATGGCGACAGTATTATCATCCTTCAAAAAGGTTTTGCATTCCAGGATGAGAACTGTCTTCAGAGCAGTTTACAAAGGTAGATAAGAATATCAAACTCATTGCTTTATAGTCATGTGCTTTATCTTAAAATGAGAATTGTTTAATTCAAATTGATATCTTATTGACCATGTGACTCCTAAAATTACCTGATGATTAGATTTAGAATATGTAGCACTAATTTATCATACTGCATCCAACTAACTATCATTCTAAGAGCATTCaaattaatatagttttattttctacaataaagAGTCGCTAAATCTAGACTTTTTCATCTGTTTATATATGAACATAAACTCACATGCATATCTATTTATATTATGTCTCTTATACACACTATGCTGCCTAAAAGCCATAATCCTAGTAAGAACTGGTAGTGAATAGGAAAATCAgttaaaattagttaaaaattttttaaagcattatgcaattttttattccaaacttaagagaaaattaaattgcCTTTAAATATAGTCTTAATGACAAATGGAGAGTTGGAGGGAGTATGACAAGTTTCAAAACATAAAGTAATACAAAAAGTAAAGCATAAACCAAATAAATTTGAGACCCAAACACATAATGGTtaagataagaaatataaattgcttAAACTTACCtattaaaaaatacctttgaTTGATTTTAAACATAATCCCATTATTTTTTTGCAAAAGGAGAAAAGTCAAAATTCAAATAATACTAAATATCTAATAccaaaacagtgaaagaaaagatGGGCAAAGACAGAGCAAGAAAGTACAATAAAGGAAAGTAATTAGAGGTGGCACTATTAATATCAGTGAGATATTGACAATGATTAATATTAATGGCTATGAGAATTCAATGAAAACGTGTCAAATTTGAGAAAGAGGGTAAATATACTACATAGGAAACAAGTCTGAtttactcgtgtgtgtgtgtgtgtgtgtgtgtgtgtgtgtgtattttaatttatataaccaAGCAATTCATTTGTTAATGTCACATTGTCAtcacaaaactttttaaatattgggaAATTGTCAGGTTCATAGTGGtagattttccaaaattctaattttctattGAAAGCTCAACTGTTATAATTGGCAATaaatgttttccttgaagtgacagttTCATTGTATAAATACCTTGAGAAAATATCTGTCAAATGCCCAACTCTTAATATAGTTTGTCTGTTtgtcattctttcaagtaaaaatggatCTGTGAAAGAGTGGCTAGTTTAGGTCACAACTCAAACGACCATATGAGTGCTTCCCCTCAAAATAATCATCATGCATGCATGTAGAAGTGCTTGTCacatagaatattaaaatcaCTATCACAGAGAATATTAGAAAGATATGTACTGAAAAGTCAAGATTTAATAACAATAATCTTACTATTTCATTAAGGGTATTCTTAAATGAAACTGacgtgttttttttgtttttttttacttcaagtatattatagtgaaaaatataataattataagtaCATTTTGATGTTACTGCCTTGATTGACATTTAGGCATGGAACTAAAACAGTGGTTTTACCCACTATTGTTTTGCATTATCAGTGCAAGTTGTTAATGTGATGAAAAAGGCAAATGATGTCTTgacattattacaaaaataactttGACCTTGTGGATCCCCTTAAAGTCTCTAGTGGGACCCCCAGAAGCCTACAGACTACACTTTGAGGACTGTTAATctaatgaattaaaatatctAATACCAAATAGATATATCTCTAGTCAACCAGTCTCTAGCTTTAAATCTTTGGCTCTTAGGATAAAATCTAACATCTTTAACATAGTCTATCTTGGGCCCCTTTCCATTTCTCCAGCCTCATTACAAGCCATAGTCTCTATCCATCAGCACAGTCCATCCACTCtggcctttttcatttctttaatgtaCCAGGTCCTTTCCTGCTACAGGGCCAttctctgggttttgttttttaaccctgTGAACTTTTGCCCCTCATGTGATAGTTTAACttttactcatccttcaaggctcaAATTTTGTATTACTTCCCTGGAGAAAACTGAAGGTAGCCATGTTACTCACTGTCATAGCGTCTTTCACTTTTCTTGTGTAACCCAGATcccaaatgtaaataattatactGTAACTACTTCTTTAGTGGTTATGTTTTTTAGTATAATGTAAGCTCCATAATAAGGACTCTATCCCCAAGgcttatgaatgaatgaatgaactgtatcacatacatttacatttagtTTGCGGAATTAGGACTCTGgggtaggttttgttttgtttcttttaaggaagagatatttcctaaaataaatttataagtacaaaagtaaaattttttactaaaaaagaaaatgtgaacatattcttatacaaaaataaaatacaaatgcaaatgcCATAAAATGAATAGATaagtttatattaataaataaatacatatatacgcacacacatagatacatatttttaaacatgaggTTCAGCCACAGGGTACCAGTTACATTCCTCCAATTCTGAAATAGCTTGACATAGGTATGCTTAATATTACTGATAAAAATATGCCAAATatgattcaaattattttatagctGAAGCAAAAAATAACAGTTTTAGAAAAGACTGAACAATTAAGAGTCTGAGCTGAGAATCAGGTTCTTTCTTATATCATGAGTTTTCTTATGAGGTTGTTAACAAAGAAAAACCACTTCCTGATTTCCACTCTGACAACCTCCCAGGCACAGTCactgtatttcttctctttcaggtAGAGACGGATGCCCTGGAAGTATGTCTTCATGGCCAGTGTAGGGTCCTTCTTACCCACAGCAGATTCTGCCTGTCCCATCTCCTGCACCAGACAGGTGTCCAGATCTTCCAGCTGCTGATAGAGTCCAGTGAGGAGCTTGTCCAGCAGGGTCACGTTCCAGGCAACAGAGGACTGCTTTGTGAGGAAGAGGTTCAAGATCTGCTGGAGCATCTCGTAAAGGACAGAGATGACCTGGGCGTTCTGGACCTTACTGCTATCTACTGTCTCCTGGGGGAATCTGAAGTCATTTCTGTCCTCCagacagaggaaaaaggagaTTTTCCTCATTTGGCTCAGAATCATGAAGTTCTCCCTGCTGATGAGGACATGGTTCAGATGCAGGTCACAGCTAGTAGAGAAGATGGGGCTGGAGAAGATCATCACCAATGCCATCAGTGAAGAGACTGAAAAAGCCATTGGCAAATTATAGGAAGAAGCTCTTCTGGTTGAGATGGAAGATTGTGAACTTTTTTCCAGCTTCTCTGAGTATCTTTTCCATCTGCATGTCTTTTAAATACTGAGCAGTATGGTttcaatattttgacttttcaCCAAATCTTTGTACTTCCCCATTTTGGGCTTTCGTTTTTCTTCAAGGGCCTGGAAAATTGTCATTAGTTTCAACTCTTTCTGTATTCTTATAATTGTAGTGTAGTTTATTCATGAAAAACTTAGAAGTCCTAATTCAATGGAATGCTtatcatattaataaaaaaatgaatttgggtgggttctggtcaagatggtagagtaagTGGATACTATGCTCGCATCCTCCTatgagcacatcaaaattacaactgaattatagaaccatcaacctggagaaccatctgaaggttagctgaactgaagtcctacatctaaggaagtaaaaagaagccaccttgagactggtaggaggagtggagacagGGAATGGGCTGGTCCCCATACtcatgtgtggcagttgagaatttggagggatatctcagctgtagagCCCCCCCAAGGaacgagggaccccagccccacactggggtCCCCATCCCAGAGTGCCAGTGCTgagaagaagagcccccacaacatctggctatgataATCAATGGAGATTCTGTCCATCTGTGTGAGATAGAAGGCTGCtagaaacccaggtgtcctcttaaagggctcacgCACAGACCCACtctctcacaggcactcaccgtgggctccagcagagggacagtagcTTCGGGGGTGCTGAAAACAGGGAGAAGCTGAGTTGTGGGCtgcaggacaagggctggagggacaacCACCATTGTCTCTGTACTGAGCC is a window encoding:
- the LOC117031501 gene encoding interferon omega-1-like yields the protein MAFSVSSLMALVMIFSSPIFSTSCDLHLNHVLISRENFMILSQMRKISFFLCLEDRNDFRFPQETVDSSKVQNAQVISVLYEMLQQILNLFLTKQSSVAWNVTLLDKLLTGLYQQLEDLDTCLVQEMGQAESAVGKKDPTLAMKTYFQGIRLYLKEKKYSDCAWEVVRVEIRKWFFFVNNLIRKLMI